TCACAGGCACCTGATCCCAGGGGTCCTGCTGGTGGAGCTGGATGTCACTGGAGGGGCTCACAGGGGGAGGGTGCCATCATCAGTGCCCGTCACTTATGTCTGAGGGCTCTCAGAACTTGGGGAGCCTTGTGCCACCTGGGCCCTAATGGCCCATTCCCTCCACTGGGAGCAGATGCCACTGACCTGGATGTTGTCGAAGGAGGCCTTGTTGGTGACGTCATAGAGCAGCAGCAGTGCTGGGGACAGAGTGGTAAGGATACCCCTGGAGCCCAGTGGCTTCCTGTCAGCCCACCCCCTGCTGCTCACACACCCCAGGCCCAGGGGCATGGCAGCATTATACCCTCACCTGTGTCACCCACAGGATGCAGACCTGACTCCCCTGACCCCTGGTGGGTGCTCACCATGGGCATCTCTGTAGTAGGCATGGGTCACGCTGCGGAAGCGCTCCTGGCCAGCTGTGTCCCAGATCTGTGGCAACAAGTTTCTGGTTATGATGCCTGGCCTCTTTCTGGtgctccctcctctcccaccctccctttgccccccccccccaagcttgtCTCACCTGCAGCTTCACCTTCATGCCATCCACATCCAGAACTTTGTTCTGAAACAGAATCAGTCAGCCCCCAGCCAGGGCCCAGTGCCACTCTCTGCCTTGGGACTTCCAAGGGGAGAGTAGAGGGGCTTGCAAGTCAGCGCTGAACCCAGTCTCACTGGTAGGGAAACCGGAACCCCTGCCCTGCCACTGGTGGTCTTTTAAGTCATTCTGCCTTCGCATCACCTCCCTTATCTGCTTGCAGTCTGTGCTTCCAATGAAACCCAAGGGCTGCTAGGTTCTCTCCAGTCTAGATTTTCCCTCCACCACCATGGATAGCACCCTGCTCCCTCTCCGCAGAGCTTGCAGCCTTCCTTGATCACCTGTCTAGAGCATAGACTCATGCAGGATGAGCTGTTACTGCTGACAGCCATTTGCACTTACTTGAAACCATTTGGGTCATGACTCAGGTCCACTATTAGCTGCCCCAGTGTCCTGCAAATGGGTATCATTGGGGTGTCCTTCCTAGGGCTGCTCAGATAGCTTAATGAGCTGCTATATGTATGGGATAACACATctcacccagaaaaaaaaaaaaaaggctaatttAAATGGTTCGAGATAGGGATATTTTTGTgctgtaccagggcttgaattcagggcttgggggctgtcctttagcttttttacccacagctggcactctactaccacttgagccacagctctacttccagcttttttggtagttaattgcaggtaagtctcgtggttttttttttttttttctgttctagctggcttgaaccttgatcctcagacctcttatcttcctgagtagctaagattataagctcgagccactagcacccagcttaggATGTTTGTTTGTCTCCAATGGGACCTGTGTTTCCCAAGGACTGGGTTTGTGCCCACCTGATCCAACAGCACAGCCACAGAACCCAGAAGTGACTGGTAAACAGTTGCTCCCGAAGCCAACCACACAGGCTGAGATCCTGTGTAGCTGAACTGGGCACTACCTCCCTCCTGAGTTCCTGTTGGGGTGCTTCTGGGTCTCCAGGGAACCAGGCTCGGCCATCTGCCAGGCTGAGGAAGACACCTCACTTCCCCTGGTACCTTGAAATGAGATGCAAACCAAACAGCCCAACCTCCTTCACCATTTATCCCAGAGCCAAAAGGGAAACCAGAACAGGAAAGGGCCACTCTCCTACtaggcctttcctgccccagccttcCCACAGAGCTTCAGGAGACCCAGGATACACccccccacaccaacacacaccccGTTCCCCATCTCTCCATTATTGGTAATGGGTTCATTTCAAAACCATTCCATGTTCTTGGCATCTGGAGCAAAGAATTAAGCAAAACATGAACAATAAGAGGGCCACAGGTTTATTAATGCAAAAGTACACGCCAGTGAGTAGGAGTGGGAGGAACAAGGGCTCAAAGCCCCCGCAGAGCTGAATTGGATTGAGGGAGGGTTTTGAGGGTCCCTCCCCCTTGGTGATGGACAGTTTGGGGCGGCAGTCTGGGATTATATAACATTTCCTTTATGTTGCAAATTACCCACAATGCATCAGAAACGCTCACATGGAGGGAGGTGTCAGAAGGAGGGAACCTGGTTTGTTAACGAACAGTTTCTGCCCTGGGCAATCCAGTCAAAGTTCATAAAATCTATGCATTGATGCTTTCCATAGGGCTGTGGATTCCACCCAGGGAATGTTTAGCAGAGCTTTTCCAGATTAGGAACAGCTTTTCTCACCCGTTCTTCTGCCACAACCCTAGACCATGATTGTCCCCTCTGGTCAAATCTATCCAGAGAGAACATCAGATGATAGCTGGCCAAATGGGCCCCACATGCCTCCTTAGAGGGTGTAAATGACTGGTCCTGGCTGACACACTCATTGGCTGGGCAGAAGCCTTTGCCATGGGGACAGAAAGGGCCCTGGAAGTGGTAAGATCCCCTTAAAGAAGTGGTTCCTAGATCTGGATTATTGCAGAGTACACAAAGTGATAAATTCctcagaaaagtagaaaaaaaccttaggaaacaattaaaatgtaagctgggcaccagtggctcatgcctgtagtcctaactactcaggaggctgagatctgaggatggcagttcaaagtcagctcaggcaggaaagtctgtgagagtctgatCTACAACAAAccactaaaaaaagccagaagtggtgactcaggtgttaagagtgctagccttgagcaaaagaagctcagggacagctcccaagttctgagttcaagccccagaaccagcacacacacacacacacacacacacacacacacacacacacaaaaaaaaaaaaaaaaaaaaaaaagaatgaaaggaaaagaaaaaataaacaccagtATTATTGACAAGCTGAGTGAACAAGCAGGGAGACTGGCTAGTGAACCTATTGGCATCTATGTACAGTAGGGTTTTAATATCATTTCTTCCATTCAAAAGCCCCCTCAGTAGTGATTACCCTGGGATTATGTCCTGGGCCATGAGTCCTAAAtgcatttacttattttgtcTCCCTTCATCAAGGAGCCATTTGCCTAAAAAATGATAGTCCCCAAGGAAATTCCATCCTATTTCTCAAGAAGTATTTATGGGCAAAATTAATGGCACCAGCCAAAGCTTCTGGCAGAAGAGAGTAACTGCCGGAGGAGCCCTGGAAGCATCTGACCTCAGACTGTTTTCTCCTGGTTAGAATGAAGCAAGACTTCTGCAGCCCCCAGTAGGTACGGGCTACACCCCTTGCCAGCCCAATACAGAAGAAACCATCAGTCTTCACACCTCCCAAAGACTTGCTGGCATCACATCTTGGGTAAAATGAAgcagaagaaatagaaatgacagAGGGAGGTGGCATCTTCAACCTAAGCAGCTGACTTAGCTATGAGTATCTGATGGAGGAAGTTTCTCACTGaagggtaactccccaaaaaaggATGTATGGGATCTCACTTTGTTCCCCAGATCAGCTTCTGGTCATTACCATATATGCATTGAAATTTTGCTTGCCCCATGGGCTTTTTCTGATGCATGTAGGTAAGAATGTGTACCATAAAGGAAATATATAATCAGAAGCTGCCACTCAAAACTGTCCCATCACAATAAAGCAGGGACCTTCAACCCAATTCAGCTTAAAACTGCCCTAACACAGTACTTTTCAGGGTCTTGCATTCTTGTTTGGTCCACTCGTACTCTGTGGAGTATACTTTTGCTTTCATAAACCTGTGGCTTTCTCATTACTCATGGGTGTCGCTCAGTTCCTTGCTAAAGATACCAAGAATGGAATGATTCTGAAACAAGTTAACTGCTCCATAACACCTAGTCCAGgccttctcagcctcctgctaaCTGGGTCTAATTAAAGGGtgagaaaaataaatgggaaTTCAGAATGTGCCAAGATTACACCAGCACCTCAGCACGTGGGATTCCGTCTGATGGGCCCCCAAGCCCTACTTGATATGCTGGGGGAGGTGTCCACACCCCAAGGTAGGcacttcccccccacacacactcaagCAAATGCTGAAAATTATCCCAGGCTGCAGTTCTGACACCAGGCCTGAAGTCCTGGGCAGAGGCCCAGTTTTAGGTCCTCTCTGCCTGCCACCACTCGAGGAGGCAGAGACACAGCCCTAGGGTAGTGCCAATCCCTGGCATGGGAGAAACTATGTCTGCCTTGGTCTGGAGCAGGCACCCCCTTAGGTATTGGGAGGGTTCCTCAGGCACAGGGATGCAGTCAGGTGGCTAATGACTGCTCTACCCTGAGCTGTAGCTCCAGATGGAGTGAGGGGGAACCAGCTACCAGAGGGTCTGGGGGGCCTGAGTGAATCAAGGTGAAGGAACCAAGGTGTGGCTGGGCCCAGTCAGAGCTGGGGACATCAGCCTCTATGCTCACCCGGAAGTCGATGCCCACAGTAGAGATGAAGGTGCCTGCCAGAAAAGCTCCATCCTTGAAGCGCACCAGCAGACATGTCTTCCCCACACCAGAATCACCCACCAGCATGACCTAGGCAGAAGGGTCAGAGGGGGTCAGGCTGAGAAAAGGAGACTGGAGTGCTGTCCCAATCACAGGGTCTGCCCTGAATGGTTCTGGACAGAGATGGACAATGGGtgagaggcaggagagaaaagtggcATTCCAGGCTTCtgggggcgggaggtgggggtgggagagggagcaGTTACAGTAGTCTGAACTTCCATTCTCTGCCCCTAATGGTTTCTGTCCCCTCTCCAACAGTGCCCATCTCAATAGAGGAGGCCTGAGGGCAGTGGCTCCCATTCAGAGCCCTGCCTGTCCAGAACACTACCTTATCCTCCGACACCATGCTTGATCTGGGAGGTCAGTATTTGGTGTTTAATGGGGAGCAGAGTGGGGGGAAGAAGGTGTCAGCTGTGACCTGCCCAGTCCTGTAGGAGGTCTGTGCCAGGGAGCTTCTTCAAACAAGCCCCAGCAAATGATCCATCATCCCAGGCATGCTTGGGGAGGGGCTACCAGGCCCTGTCCTTGTCCAGCCCAGCCCCTACCAAATGCTCCAAAACCCAGAGGTATTCCTGTGGACCCTGGTCTATTTCATAGTTTCTGCCTTGGTCCGGGGAAGGCCTaaatccccacccccccaactccCACCAGCAAACCTCTTCCTGGCCTCCTCCCTTCGGGGGAAAATGCCAAGACCCGAAGCCCCTGAGGATGAGGGAAGGCAACATATGGGAAACGATAAAAATCGGGAGCTGGAGTGGGGGATGGCGAGGGTCGGTGAGGGGCCCCTGGGCGGCTCTGATGTGTGGGGACCCCTAGTGCGGCCCTccacctggggaggggggcaggcttgCCAGCTGTTGAATGCCCCCAAACCGAGGCCTGACAGCTGTGTGCGCgcctgtgcgcgcgcgcgtgcagcGCCTGGTGCAACCGTGCCAGCTGCAGGGCGCCGCTCCAGACGGGGGCCGGCggcgagggtggggggtgggggtggcggggaggccACGTCCCCTACCCCGGGCCCTTCCCCTCTGTCCCGGACTTGACGCCACCTGCTGCACTTGCGGGGGAGGGGGTAGGTGCTCGTCTCACCTTGAAGGCGACATCGTAGAAGTCGCCACCGCCGCCGAGCGAGGGCCGGCTAGACTGCGGGGTCCCGGGGGGCGCCGCCTCGGAGCtcgggcgcgcggggccggagCGCGTCTTCCGGGGCCCGTTGGCGGTGGGCAGCGCAGGGGCGGCGGGCGCTCGGGCGCCCTTGCTCCTGGGGGTCTTCTTCCTAGACATGGCCGGTGGGCACCCGGTGCGCTCCTGCTGCCGTGGCCGCGCCCGGGGCCGTCCGGCTCCCAGTGCGCACGGAGCCCGACCCGGATCCGGACTCACACCCAAACCTGTCCCGCGGCGGCGGCGAAGGCAGCATCCCGGGCTCCGGCCGCCGGGCTGGGCTCCGCCCCAGGCTCCGCCCAGGCCCCTCGCGTAGCCACTCAGACCCGGCCTCTCGCCGCCGCCGCCAATGGCCGCGCTGGGGAGGCGCCATCCACAGGACCCCGCCGCCCCCCTGGGCGGGCCCGAGGCCCGGGACGCGGCCCCAGCGCGCGTTACCCCGGGCCCCCCGACGGGTGGGTGGGACAGCTCAGGCCCGGGGATCCAGAGCCGGGGCCCCTGGGTGCATGGACCCAGGCGCGGGACAGTGCACCCGGGAGAAGACGCGCCAGCATCCGAGTCTCCCCGGTGAATTGCGCACCGCCCAGGCACTGGACGTGGGTGCCGGGCGAGCACTCGAAACCTGCCACCTGAACCACTGCCTCCCCGCCCTCTGTCGCCTCCAGGGCGCGCTGGTCCAGGAAGCTCCAGCTGTGCTAAAGCATCCCGAGCTCAGCTGACAGCTGGTTATCGGAGGCAGGACACGCTGGGAACAGTGCTCTGCCACCTGCGTTGAAGCCTGGAGACCTGAGAGGGAACaaaggaagccagcctggcagctgGCAGCACCCCTCGGGGGCCCCTCCCAAGCCCCCTCTCCTGGCATGACTGGCCCCTTGCCCTTCCTATTCCAGGCTCCAACCCTACGCGGCTGCGAGTGCT
This genomic stretch from Perognathus longimembris pacificus isolate PPM17 chromosome 23, ASM2315922v1, whole genome shotgun sequence harbors:
- the Rab26 gene encoding ras-related protein Rab-26, which codes for MSRKKTPRSKGARAPAAPALPTANGPRKTRSGPARPSSEAAPPGTPQSSRPSLGGGGDFYDVAFKVMLVGDSGVGKTCLLVRFKDGAFLAGTFISTVGIDFRNKVLDVDGMKVKLQIWDTAGQERFRSVTHAYYRDAHALLLLYDVTNKASFDNIQAWLTEIQEYAQHNVVLMLLGNKVDSAQERVVKREDGEKLAKEYGLPFMETSAKTGINVDLAFTAIAKELKQRCTKGPSEPHFRLHDYVKREGRGAACCQP